One part of the Musa acuminata AAA Group cultivar baxijiao chromosome BXJ1-5, Cavendish_Baxijiao_AAA, whole genome shotgun sequence genome encodes these proteins:
- the LOC135673776 gene encoding tubulin alpha-3 chain: MREIISIHIGQAGIQVGNACWELYCLEHGIQPDGIMPSDTSVGVASDAFNTFFSETGAGKHVPRAIFVDLEPTVIDEVRTGAYRQLFHPEQLISGKEDAANNFARGHYTVGKEIVDLCLDRVRKLADNCTGLQGFLVFNAVGGGTGSGLGSLLLERLSVDYGKKSKLGFTIYPSPQVSTAVVEPYNSVLSTHSLLEHTDVAVLLDNEAIYDICRRSLDIERPTYTNLNRLISQIISSLTTSLRFDGAINVDVTEFQTNLVPYPRIHFMLSSYAPVISAEKAYHEQLSVPEITNAVFEPSSMMAKCDPRHGKYMACCLMYRGDVVPKDVNAAVATIKTKRTVQFVDWCPTGFKCGINYQPPTVVPGGDLAKVQRAVCMISNNTAVAEVFSRIDHKFDLMYAKRAFVHWYVGEGMEEGEFSEAREDLAALEKDYEEVGAEGADDEEDEPEDY; this comes from the exons ATGAGGGAGATCATAAGCATCCATATCGGTCAGGCCGGGATCCAGGTGGGGAATGCCTGCTGGGAGCTCTACTGCCTCGAGCACGGCATCCAGCCTGATGGCATCATGCCCAG TGATACTTCGGTAGGGGTGGCATCCGATGCCTTCAATACCTTCTTCAGCGAGACTGGTGCTGGCAAGCATGTACCAAGGGCCATCTTTGTAGATCTGGAACCGACTGTCATCGACGAAGTCAGAACCGGTGCGTATCGCCAACTCTTCCATCCCGAGCAGCTCATCTCTGGGAAGGAGGATGCCGCAAATAACTTTGCTCGGGGCCACTATACAG TTGGGAAGGAAATTGTAGATCTCTGTCTCGATCGTGTCAGAAAACTAGCGGACAATTGTACTGGCTTGCAAGGGTTTTTGGTTTTCAATGCTGTTGGTGGTGGTACTGGATCCGGTTTGGGTTCCTTGCTTTTGGAACGGTTGTCTGTGGATTATGGGAAGAAGTCGAAGCTTGGTTTTACGATATACCCTTCTCCTCAG GTATCTACTGCAGTTGTGGAACCATACAACAGCGTCCTCTCCACACATTCCTTGCTCGAGCACACTGATGTTGCAGTTCTTTTAGACAATGAAGCCATCTACGATATCTGCAGAAGGTCTCTGGATATCGAGCGGCCAACCTACACCAACTTGAACCGGCTGATATCTCAGATCATATCCTCCTTGACTACCTCTCTGAGGTTTGATGGGGCCATTAACGTGGATGTCACAGAGTTCCAGACCAATCTTGTTCCGTATCCCAGAATTCATTTCATGCTGTCCTCCTATGCCCCTGTTATTTCCGCTGAGAAAGCATACCATGAACAGCTCTCTGTCCCTGAGATCACAAATGCAGTATTCGAGCCATCCAGTATGATGGCCAAATGTGATCCAAGGCATGGAAAATACATGGCTTGCTGTCTGATGTACCGAGGAGATGTTGTGCCTAAGGATGTCAATGCCGCTGTTGCAACCATCAAGACCAAGAGAACTGTCCAATTTGTGGACTG GTGTCCTACTGGATTTAAGTGTGGAATCAACTATCAGCCACCAACAGTGGTTCCTGGAGGAGATTTGGCTAAGGTTCAGCGTGCCGTGTGCATGATCAGCAACAACACTGCTGTGGCCGAGGTGTTCTCACGAATCGACCATAAGTTTGACCTCATGTATGCAAAGCGTGCGTTCGTTCACTGGTACGTCGGTGAAGGGATGGAAGAAGGTGAGTTCTCAGAGGCACGAGAGGACCTGGCTGCCCTGGAAAAGGACTACGAGGAGGTCGGAGCAGAGGGTGCAGATGATGAAGAGGATGAGCCAGAGGATTACTGA